DNA from Candidatus Neomarinimicrobiota bacterium:
GATGAGCGTTCGAATTAAATTAAACACCGAAAATTATGATGAAGCGAAAGAAGAAATTTATGGAATTATGCGTCAGATCCGCGCTTTAAAACCTCAAGAAAAGGATGATTTTGCAATAAACCAGTCCGCCACTATGGAAGCACAATACAAAACAATTAAGTTGGCGATTGGCGGAACGGGGCTATTTATTACAGCCCTTTCTCTCATCGTTGGCGGAATAGGCATTATGAATATCATGTTTGTATCGGTCAAAGAACGAACGCGGGAAATTGGCGTTCGAAAAGCATTGGGAGCTACACAGTCAATGATTCTAGGACAATTCCTCATGGAGGCAGTGCTAATATGTCTTATTGCGGGATTGCTTGGAATGGGATTAGCCGGAGGCCTGAGTCTTCTAATTAATCAATTTTTCCCTTCATCGATGCCTATTGGATTAGCGATTGGATCCATTATGTTGAGCGTCATTATCGGCATTGTTTCTGGACTGGTTCCATCCTACCAAGCCGCTCGATTAGACCCAATTGATGCACTTCGGTACGAATGATGGCAAAACAATCCCATTTAATAAATACGGTTAAAGAAAGTTTTCGGATGGCGATAGAATCCATTCGTCAAAATAAACTACGGTCCATTCTAACTTTGTTGGGAATCAGCATTGGAGTGTTTTCTGTAATTGGAGTTATGACCGCTATTCGCACATTGGAATCATCAGTGAATTCCCAGTTGGATATTTTTGGCACCAATACATTTATGATTCAAAAATCTCCCGCCATCAGAATTCATGGTGGAGGAAATGATAAAATTCGAAAACGGAAAAATATTCGATATGCTCATTATGAAGAATTAAAACAACGAGCAAAATTGCCGCTACGTGTAAGTGTCGTAGATAATTCTCAAGAAAGAAATATACAGTATAAAGATAAACGATTAAAAAAAACGGCAGAATTGTCCGGTGTAGATGAATGGGGATTGCGTTCTTTTAAAACGTATCTTGCCGATGGACGAAATTTCTTGGAAGACGATATTCGTTTTCATCGAAGCGTAACGATTCTTGGCCCGGATCTAGCAGATATTCTTTTCCCCTTTGAAGATCCATTAGGAAAAGCTATTCAAATAAAGGGATTAGATTATACGGTCATTGGCGTAACAGAACGAAAGGGGCAGGCATTTGGTCGAAGTCAGGATTATTTTGTTATGATTCCCATTTCAATTTATATACAGCGTTTCTCTCATAGATGGACTTCTCTTGCCATAAATGTTGAGGCGGAATCCACCGAAATGTACGAAAAGACTATGGATGAAGTTATTGGACTGATGCGTGTGATTAGAAAGGTGCCACCGGAAGAAGAAAATGATTTTGCAATTATTTCCAATAAAGAAATGATGGAAACTTTTGCAGGATTTACAAGTGGAATTAAACTTTTTGCCGGCGCTGTGAGCGTGATTGCATTACTCGTAGCCGGAATAGGAATTATGAATATTATGCTCGTTTCTGTCACAGAAAGGATAAAAGAGATTGGTATTCGGAAAGCGATCGGTGCCACCAAACGAGACATTCTTACCCAATTTTTAATGGAAGCTATTTTCCTTAGCCAATTTGGCGGAATTGTTGGCGTTATTTTGGGAATCGCCGGTGGGAATATTGTTGCAATTCTTTTGAAAGTGCCTGCTGTAATTCCTTTAGATTGGGCTTTTGTCGGAATGGCAGTATGTTCACTCATTGGGATAGGATTCG
Protein-coding regions in this window:
- a CDS encoding FtsX-like permease family protein, coding for MMAKQSHLINTVKESFRMAIESIRQNKLRSILTLLGISIGVFSVIGVMTAIRTLESSVNSQLDIFGTNTFMIQKSPAIRIHGGGNDKIRKRKNIRYAHYEELKQRAKLPLRVSVVDNSQERNIQYKDKRLKKTAELSGVDEWGLRSFKTYLADGRNFLEDDIRFHRSVTILGPDLADILFPFEDPLGKAIQIKGLDYTVIGVTERKGQAFGRSQDYFVMIPISIYIQRFSHRWTSLAINVEAESTEMYEKTMDEVIGLMRVIRKVPPEEENDFAIISNKEMMETFAGFTSGIKLFAGAVSVIALLVAGIGIMNIMLVSVTERIKEIGIRKAIGATKRDILTQFLMEAIFLSQFGGIVGVILGIAGGNIVAILLKVPAVIPLDWAFVGMAVCSLIGIGFGIYPAWRAANLDPIESLRFE